From one Aquila chrysaetos chrysaetos chromosome 7, bAquChr1.4, whole genome shotgun sequence genomic stretch:
- the U2AF1 gene encoding splicing factor U2AF 35 kDa subunit isoform X4 yields MQEHYDEFFEEVFTEMEEKYGEVEEMNVCDNLGDHLVGNVYVKFRREEDAEKAVIDLNNRWFNGQPIHAELSPVTDFREACCRQYEMGECTRGGFCNFMHLKPISRELRRELYGRRRKKHRSRSRSRERRSRSRDRGRGGGGGGGGGRERDRRRSRDRERSGRF; encoded by the exons ATGCAGGAACATTATGATGAATTCTTTGAG GAGGTCttcacagaaatggaagaaaaatatggtGAAGTTGAGGAGATGAATGTTTGTGATAACCTTGGAGATCATCTAGTTGGAAATGTATACGTAAAG tttcgCCGTGAAGAAGATGCGGAAAAGGCTGTGATTGACCTGAACAATCGCTGGTTTAATGGACAGCCCATTCATGCTGAGCTTTCACCTGTGACTGACTTCAGAGAGGCCTGTTGCCGTCAATATGAAATGGG AGAGTGTACGCGAGGAGGTTTCTGCAACTTTATGCATTTGAAGCCCATTTCTCGAGAGTTAAGACGTGAGTTGTATGGGCGTCGTCGTAAAAA GCATAGATCCAGGTCGAGGTCCCGTGAACGTCGGTCTAGATCCAGAGATCGTGGTcgtggaggtggtggtggtggaggaggaggacgtGAACGTGATAGGAGGCGGTCAAGAGATCGTGAAAGATCTGGTCGATTCTGA
- the U2AF1 gene encoding splicing factor U2AF 35 kDa subunit isoform X3 encodes MAEYLASIFGTEKDKVNCSFYFKIGACRHGDRCSRLHNKPTFSQTILIQNIYRNPQNSAQTADGSHCAVSDVEMQEHYDEFFEEVFTEMEEKYGEVEEMNVCDNLGDHLVGNVYVKFRREEDAEKAVIDLNNRWFNGQPIHAELSPVTDFREACCRQYEMGECTRGGFCNFMHLKPISRELRRELYGRRRKKHRSRSRSRERRSRSRDRGRGGGGGGGGGRERDRRRSRDRERSGRF; translated from the exons ATGGCGGAGTATCTGGCCTCCATCTTCGGAACAGAGAAGGACAA agtcaactgttcattttatttcaaaattggaGCTTGTCGTCATGGAGACAGATGTTCTCGGTTGCACAACAAACCAACATTTAGccag ACCATCTTGATTCAAAACATCTATCGTAACCCCCAAAACAGTGCACAGACGGCTGACGGCTCACACT GTGCTGTGAGCGATGTTGAGATGCAGGAACATTATGATGAATTCTTTGAG GAGGTCttcacagaaatggaagaaaaatatggtGAAGTTGAGGAGATGAATGTTTGTGATAACCTTGGAGATCATCTAGTTGGAAATGTATACGTAAAG tttcgCCGTGAAGAAGATGCGGAAAAGGCTGTGATTGACCTGAACAATCGCTGGTTTAATGGACAGCCCATTCATGCTGAGCTTTCACCTGTGACTGACTTCAGAGAGGCCTGTTGCCGTCAATATGAAATGGG AGAGTGTACGCGAGGAGGTTTCTGCAACTTTATGCATTTGAAGCCCATTTCTCGAGAGTTAAGACGTGAGTTGTATGGGCGTCGTCGTAAAAA GCATAGATCCAGGTCGAGGTCCCGTGAACGTCGGTCTAGATCCAGAGATCGTGGTcgtggaggtggtggtggtggaggaggaggacgtGAACGTGATAGGAGGCGGTCAAGAGATCGTGAAAGATCTGGTCGATTCTGA
- the U2AF1 gene encoding splicing factor U2AF 35 kDa subunit isoform X2, translated as MAEYLASIFGTEKDKVNCSFYFKIGACRHGDRCSRLHNKPTFSQTIALLNIYRNPQNSSQSADGLRCAVSDVEMQEHYDEFFEEVFTEMEEKYGEVEEMNVCDNLGDHLVGNVYVKFRREEDAEKAVIDLNNRWFNGQPIHAELSPVTDFREACCRQYEMGECTRGGFCNFMHLKPISRELRRELYGRRRKKHRSRSRSRERRSRSRDRGRGGGGGGGGGRERDRRRSRDRERSGRF; from the exons ATGGCGGAGTATCTGGCCTCCATCTTCGGAACAGAGAAGGACAA agtcaactgttcattttatttcaaaattggaGCTTGTCGTCATGGAGACAGATGTTCTCGGTTGCACAACAAACCAACATTTAGccag ACCATTGCCCTCTTGAACATTTACCGTAACCCTCAAAACTCTTCCCAGTCTGCTGACGGTTTGCGCT GTGCTGTGAGCGATGTTGAGATGCAGGAACATTATGATGAATTCTTTGAG GAGGTCttcacagaaatggaagaaaaatatggtGAAGTTGAGGAGATGAATGTTTGTGATAACCTTGGAGATCATCTAGTTGGAAATGTATACGTAAAG tttcgCCGTGAAGAAGATGCGGAAAAGGCTGTGATTGACCTGAACAATCGCTGGTTTAATGGACAGCCCATTCATGCTGAGCTTTCACCTGTGACTGACTTCAGAGAGGCCTGTTGCCGTCAATATGAAATGGG AGAGTGTACGCGAGGAGGTTTCTGCAACTTTATGCATTTGAAGCCCATTTCTCGAGAGTTAAGACGTGAGTTGTATGGGCGTCGTCGTAAAAA GCATAGATCCAGGTCGAGGTCCCGTGAACGTCGGTCTAGATCCAGAGATCGTGGTcgtggaggtggtggtggtggaggaggaggacgtGAACGTGATAGGAGGCGGTCAAGAGATCGTGAAAGATCTGGTCGATTCTGA
- the U2AF1 gene encoding splicing factor U2AF 35 kDa subunit isoform X1: protein METDVLGCTTNQHLARKRCCCKLACSRDQPVLTFRQLDFKKNGTNTILIQNIYRNPQNSAQTADGSHCAVSDVEMQEHYDEFFEEVFTEMEEKYGEVEEMNVCDNLGDHLVGNVYVKFRREEDAEKAVIDLNNRWFNGQPIHAELSPVTDFREACCRQYEMGECTRGGFCNFMHLKPISRELRRELYGRRRKKHRSRSRSRERRSRSRDRGRGGGGGGGGGRERDRRRSRDRERSGRF, encoded by the exons ATGGAGACAGATGTTCTCGGTTGCACAACAAACCAACATTTAGccag GAAGCGATGCTGTTGTAAGCTTGCCTGTAGTAGAGACCAACCAGTGCTAACTTTCAG acAACTTGATTTTAAGAAGAACGGTACAAAT ACCATCTTGATTCAAAACATCTATCGTAACCCCCAAAACAGTGCACAGACGGCTGACGGCTCACACT GTGCTGTGAGCGATGTTGAGATGCAGGAACATTATGATGAATTCTTTGAG GAGGTCttcacagaaatggaagaaaaatatggtGAAGTTGAGGAGATGAATGTTTGTGATAACCTTGGAGATCATCTAGTTGGAAATGTATACGTAAAG tttcgCCGTGAAGAAGATGCGGAAAAGGCTGTGATTGACCTGAACAATCGCTGGTTTAATGGACAGCCCATTCATGCTGAGCTTTCACCTGTGACTGACTTCAGAGAGGCCTGTTGCCGTCAATATGAAATGGG AGAGTGTACGCGAGGAGGTTTCTGCAACTTTATGCATTTGAAGCCCATTTCTCGAGAGTTAAGACGTGAGTTGTATGGGCGTCGTCGTAAAAA GCATAGATCCAGGTCGAGGTCCCGTGAACGTCGGTCTAGATCCAGAGATCGTGGTcgtggaggtggtggtggtggaggaggaggacgtGAACGTGATAGGAGGCGGTCAAGAGATCGTGAAAGATCTGGTCGATTCTGA